From the genome of Verrucomicrobiia bacterium:
CGGCGAGTTCTACACGCCGCGACCTATCATTCGCCTCGTTATCAAAATCATTGACCCCAAGATTGGCGAAACCATTCTTGACCCCTTTATGGGATCAGGCGGCTTTCTGGTTGAAGCTTTCCAGCACCTCAAAGCCAAACATCCTTCCGCAAAGGAATACGAAAGACTGCAGTCCGGTATCATTCAAGGACAGGAGAAAAAACCGGTGCCGTTTCTTTTGGGCGTAATGAACTGTATTCTGCACGGCCTTTATGGGGCAAAGCTGACGCGCGGCAACACATTTTCCAAGAACATCCGCCAGCTCGACCCGGCGGAACGGGTTGACGTGGTGCTCACCAATCCGCCCTTTGGCGGGGAGGAAGAAACCACGCTTTTGGAGAACTTTCCCTATCCCACCAGCGCAACCCAGGTGCTTGCGGTGCAGCACATATTGCGGCGGCTAAAGCCCGGTGGTCGGTGTGGAATGGTCGTGGACGAGGGCTTTCTTTCCCGTATTAACGAAAAGGCGTTCGTAAGCACCAAAAAAGACCTGTTGGAGGAAAACAATCTTTTTGCCGTGGTCTCGCTTCCACAAGGGGTATTTACCGGCGTTGGCACAGGCGTCAAAACCAACCTTATCTTCTTCGAACGAGGCAAGCCGACCAAGGAGGTTTGGTACTATGAGCTAACCGGAAAATTTTCGAAAGGAAAACCAATTAGCGATACGGCCTTGGAAGATAGCTGGAAAAAATATCAAAAGCGCGTTGCATCCGATTCCTCGTGGATCGTTCCAGCCGAGAATCTCAAATTCTTTGATCTCACTGCCAAAAACCCCAACGGAAAATCCGATCTGGCTCACAAGCCGCCTGCAGAGCTGGTTCGGGAAATCGAGGAAAAGGAGCGCAAGATTGGAAAACTTTTGGAGGAGATTCGAGAGTTAGTATGACCGAAGAACAGTTAGCCCGATCGATGATTTCAAAATACCTTCCAAAAGAAAGCAGGGTATTCCGAAAGTTTTCACACAACACCAATTTAGACCGCGACTGGAATTATTACTGCGGCACCGACATCGATATTTTAGAAATCACAAAAGACAACCAAGTTATCGGGTATGAGCTTAAAGGATTTCGTAAAAATAAGGGAAAACAGGAGCCACCGGCTTTATATGAAGGGTTAGATCAGGCGTTGAACTACTTGAACCTGCCCTATGTGTTTGACGTTAACAACAAGATGCTATTTGAGGGCGGCGTCTTCGATCACGTTTACCTTGCCCACGCCCGGCAAAGCCCGACGTTTGAGAATTACGAACGCCGGGTATTTAACGTCACACCAATAGGCTTTATCATTGCCACTCCAGATGGCCAATTTCATAAAGTTCAAGAGGCAAAGCTAAATCCAATTCAAGATGTGCATCTAAAAGACCACTTCCTAAGGAATTTGGACAGTGTGAAGAAATTTAGCGTTGCAATTAATTCTGACGAAATCGAAAATGCTGCCACAGGTAGCTCTGTGGACAAAATAAGGCCATGAATTTTCTGGAACAGCTTGCCGCAGAGTGGTATGAATACAAGGGATATTTTGTCAGAACAAA
Proteins encoded in this window:
- a CDS encoding N-6 DNA methylase encodes the protein GEFYTPRPIIRLVIKIIDPKIGETILDPFMGSGGFLVEAFQHLKAKHPSAKEYERLQSGIIQGQEKKPVPFLLGVMNCILHGLYGAKLTRGNTFSKNIRQLDPAERVDVVLTNPPFGGEEETTLLENFPYPTSATQVLAVQHILRRLKPGGRCGMVVDEGFLSRINEKAFVSTKKDLLEENNLFAVVSLPQGVFTGVGTGVKTNLIFFERGKPTKEVWYYELTGKFSKGKPISDTALEDSWKKYQKRVASDSSWIVPAENLKFFDLTAKNPNGKSDLAHKPPAELVREIEEKERKIGKLLEEIRELV